The Paralichthys olivaceus isolate ysfri-2021 chromosome 2, ASM2471397v2, whole genome shotgun sequence genomic interval CACCAACATAAAGAGACCTTGTTTTAGGATAATACCCCCAATAACAacgaatgtgttgtttttagtgTTGCCTCAGCTGCTACAATCTGAACAGTTGTCAAAATACACCAGTGTTCTGCCACTGACACATGATGTTTATGATCAGGTCAGTCATTCAGGTGCAGAGGTCATCAACATTCACGAGCTACAACAGAAAACACGGACAGTCTTCGGTCCGGGTACTCCGTCTGTAGAGCAGCATGTAGTGGCCTAAGCATGCAGTCAGAGGTTCCTAAGTTCATTAAGGGTTTCGATGTTTCAGAAGACACCATCTTGATTTTTCAGGGTATTGGTGCACTGATTCGATTGTAATGTTTCACTTTCACGAGTTGTAATAGATTAAATGCTGCAGGTCTTTGCTGGTTCCAACTGAGCAGAAGGCATTTCTTTACTGTGTATTATAGTATACAAATCTGCTCTGTTCTGTCTTGTGTTCTGTCCAGTTTTGTGCAAAACATGGTTTGTTACTTTTAAAGAAAACCAGTGTGGAAGCAAGGTTTGGTGCCATGTCAGAATCTGAGAATGTACAGCATGTTTCTTCCTTCCAGAAATTACAAAATGATAAGTCTTAATAGTAAATGCACAATTAggaaatttgacatttttaatatttcagccATTTTCCACATATCTATCTTTTTAAAGTAATGCCTTTGTCACTGGCTTTTATTTGGGCTTCAACAGTGAGAATTGCTGTCACAACCAGACAGAAAATATGTGCATGCATTTTCATCACCTGTAAAGTCAATAAATCAATTTGGTAAATTTCGAAAACGTCCTCTTTTGTGACCTCCAGCAGCTTCAATTCAAAAGGCACCACAAGAGTTAAATCCAAATGAGGacaaactcaacacaacacacctGTAATCAGATCACACTGCTGGTGTCCATGTTGCAGGGTCAACTTCAACGTTCTGCAGAACTTCATGGCCTTGCTCCACTTAACATTAGCACTCACTGACCATGAGCCAGGCCAGGACTCTGTTATCCTATGTGTTTAGTTATTACAGggacataataataatctgcTGAAGTTGTTGTATTCATTGCAGTAATCCGCTCTATAGCCCGAGGTGTGTGGCTCAGCTCTAATCTCATTTAAAAGAGTAGTCACAGTCTTTATATCCTCTGGGGCCTTTTGTTTGTCTCAAaagttgtgttcatgttttctggtaaGGAAAATGAGGAAAGACgatgaattttttttacatgagttttacatttttataatttcagACCCCATATGTATGTGTTTAGCAGACCgaatattctttttatttctctgtcaaGATTGCAGCCTGACATCCACTAGTACAACCAAAAATGTACCTTTAAAACCTTTCTGAATAACTGATATAATTAATGATGAATTTTTTTCTCTATATGTTGCACTGTTTAAGTTTACCTCTGGTTATGTTGTCGTAGCTCCCAGCAGGTTTGCTCCAGGAGAGAGATAAACGAGCTAAGTGGAATGGCATCCCTACTGTGCTGCAGAAGCTCTACGAGAGCAGCCATCCCAACAGTGACCTCTCCCATGCGCACAGCTTTCTTAAGGTACACACAATGCACTACTCCATTCAACACTTTTTGCCACTTGTTGTTGaacatttcacttttttgtCTGGATGATGTAAATTACatgcaaacaatgtttttttttcaggtaaTATCATCTCAGCTCTCCGTGGAGGCCATGTCTTTTGTCACAGAGGACAGGAAGACCGCTCAGGAATCCACCTTCCCCAACACGCACACCTTTGACCTCTTTGGCGGAGTCGATGTAAGTTTGACATTCCTGATACCTAATGCTCTGTTGTTGTTGGACTCAGACCCTGAAGCGTGTTACTTCAGGAGAATCAGTTGCTGTGCAAAGTAACTCATACTAAAACACTGTAGAGATTATAATGGTATTGAATCCTCATTTGACTGTGTCCCTGAAGCTGCTCGTGGAGATCTTGATGAGACCCACACTAACTATGCAGAAGAAAAACCCCAAAAGTAAGTATGGCTGACATCACATCTGTCTGCTTTATTGAGAAGGTAACATgtatggagaaaaaaatatttaaattaagactaatgtattttgtttttgttataacAGTGAATGATGACCTGGTTAAGGACTGCCTTAGTGTTCTCTACAACTGTTGTATATGTGTAAGTGTCCTATTACCTTTTTTAATTGTCAGAGGTGTATCACATCTTGCTTTAAACAAGcacatgtttattgttttaagtgttttttcctGTCGGTAGTTGTTGCTGTTATATAGGTCTCAAAAGCTCTCAAATGGATTTGATTAACAtacacattcttcttctttcaatTCATAGACGGAGGGAGTGACGAAGAGTCTGGCAGCAAGGGACGactttgttctgtttctttttaccCTGATGACAAACAAGAAGACCTTCCTACAGACTGCTACCCTTATTGAAGATATTCTAGGGGTCAAAAAGGTCAGTTATATTTCTCAGCCTGAGCATTAAGCCCTGTTGACTCAAGAGTTAAAAGTTCTATGAAGTCCCTTTtatgcagttttattttgttacccaataataacaataattctCTGTAACCCTGTTTCTTAAAAATCAGtcaaattaatattaaatattcatctttttgattgtgaaaataatgttttcatctttgctctttttaaaagacaaattcatATTTTCTGCTGGCTCTATGGTCCATGCACAGACGGACCTAATGCCAAAACTTAAACACTTGGCATAACTGCTGACATCCTAATATCAAAGCagtttaatgttattttaagaaTCAGGCAGTATTTTACTTGAATAACTCTTGATCGATTAAGCAACCACTTTAAAATAGCTTCTCTGTCTTTCATAGCTGTTTGGTGACAATGATTTAGCAGATTGGTTGGCTTACCTCACACTTCTTATTCCATCTTTTTGCTTTTACAAGTCTCAAAAAACTACATTGCATTgttggttttattgtgaaattatATCTTTGATGTCTATCAGCAAACTGATGTATTAGGTAATATGAATAATCTACTGCAGTTTTAGTTGGTTACAAATTCAGGCAAAATCTCTTGAGATGTGGTTCTGATTCTGATCCACTATCAGACTGATAACAGTTCATGTGTTGGCATGTTTAAGGAGATGATCCATTTGGAAGGGATCCCCAACCTATCAGGCCTGGTCCAAAGCTTTGACCAGCAACAGCTGGCCAACTTCTGCCGCATCTTATCTGTCACCATCTCAGAACCTGATGTAGGAAATGATGACAAGCACACTCTGCTGGCTAAAAACGCTCAACAGAAACGCAACGCCAGCCCCTCACGGGCAGAGGTCAATCAGGGTAAGTTTTCTTTAGCTCATTTCacactgtataaaaaaaacaactaacacATGCTTACATcttgcttttgtctgcaatgtaAATGGATTAAATAAGCATTCACTCcagggtcaaatgactctgcataAGATACTGCTTTAATCGGCTATGATTATCAGTGATGCAAACATGACACCCGGTTGAACGTGCTAATTTGGCAATACGGTGAGGTGCGAGAGTGCCTCAGTTTTCAGTGCGTTTGTGACGTTGAACATGACACATTGGTggggaaaaacagagaaacactcCCACTGGCAATAGGAAAGGAGTTTTGTTGGTTTCCCCCACATTAAGAAAACATCTGCTGGTTTTGGTTTAAAAGAAGTATTGGTCCACTGAGCTCATACAAACTGCAACATGTTTGccattgttaaaaaaacaaaacaaaaaaaataggTCAACACTGTTTTTTTCTGACAGTAACCCTGCTGAACATCCCTGGGTTCATCGAGCGGCTCTGTAAGCTTGCCACTAGAAAGGTGTCTGAGGCCACAGGCGCTAACttcctgcaggagctggaggactgGTACACATGGCTAGACAATGCTCTGGTGCTGGATGCCCTTATGCAGATGGCCACTGAGGAAGCGGAACAAAGCAGTACAGGTGAGCCAAGTCACTTGTGCTGATAGTTTCTCAACTTACCTAAATCCTAAGAACTTTGCCTGAAATCCTCTTTTTACTTTTAGAATCATCAGATGAGAGTTCTCTGGCCACAAGTCCCCTGAGACATCGACTGCCCCAGTCCATGAAGACTGTCCATGAGATCATGTATAAAGTGGAAGTgatgtatgtactgtgtgtcCTTCTCATGGGCCGACAGAGGAACCAGGTACTTAACATTACTCCGTCCTCTCTCTAAGATTTAAGTGTAAGCATTTGCTTTGCTAAGCAGGGTGCAGTTCTCTCATCAATGTCatgcttctctgctcaggtCCACAAAATGCTGGCTGAGTTCCGTCTCATCCCAGGTCTCAATAACCTGTTTGACAAGCTGATATGGAGGAAATACACTGCTTCAAATCATGTGGTGCACAGCCAGAATGAGAACTGCGATTGTAGTCCAGTATGAATattaaacaaaacatacattttgaaACCAGGCTCTGAGCAATGAAATGAAACTTTTAGGAGTTGAACACAATTATGAACACGCTTTTTTCTCATTATACAGGAAATCTCCTTTAAAA includes:
- the trpc4apa gene encoding transient receptor potential cation channel, subfamily C, member 4 associated protein a, which produces MATLLGSESPCTGGKRRNCRSNIVTKFTASKITGQGFSQGTQLPAGLLQERDKRAKWNGIPTVLQKLYESSHPNSDLSHAHSFLKVISSQLSVEAMSFVTEDRKTAQESTFPNTHTFDLFGGVDLLVEILMRPTLTMQKKNPKMNDDLVKDCLSVLYNCCICTEGVTKSLAARDDFVLFLFTLMTNKKTFLQTATLIEDILGVKKEMIHLEGIPNLSGLVQSFDQQQLANFCRILSVTISEPDVGNDDKHTLLAKNAQQKRNASPSRAEVNQVTLLNIPGFIERLCKLATRKVSEATGANFLQELEDWYTWLDNALVLDALMQMATEEAEQSSTESSDESSLATSPLRHRLPQSMKTVHEIMYKVEVMYVLCVLLMGRQRNQVHKMLAEFRLIPGLNNLFDKLIWRKYTASNHVVHSQNENCDCSPEISFKIQFLRLLQSFSDHHENKYLLLNSQELNELSAISMKANIPEVEALVNTDRSLVCDGKKGLLTRLLAVMKREPPDSSFRFWQARAVESFLRGATSYADQMFLLKRGLLEHILFCIIDSGCTSRDVLQSYFDLLGELMKFNIDAFKRFNKYVNTPEKFQTFLTQINSSLVDSNMLVRCIVLSLDRFESQTEDVKVVEVLSECCLLSYMARVENRLSFLFRLINIINVQTLTQENVSCLNTSLVILMLARRKAKLPFYLNALREKEYAEKYPGCLLNNFHNLLRFWQRHYLNKDKDSTCLENSSCIPFSYWKETVSVLLGSDRTSLCAIASYIDEPFMDLDRDLLED